From Candidatus Binatia bacterium, one genomic window encodes:
- a CDS encoding NAD(P)-dependent oxidoreductase, translating to MRIGFIGLGNIGGKLAGSLLRNGFDLVVRDLDESAARPLLDGGAGWGASPRQMADWADLVITCLPNPAASAAVLESEDGILAGLSGGKLWAEMSTTDEAEVKRLGALVEATGAKPIDCPVSGGCHRAASGNISIFAGCDRGVFERALPALQVMGRRILHTGELGSASVLKVVTNYLATANLVSLCEALTTAKQAGMDLNTTYEAIRISSGNSFVHETESQVILNGSRDINVTMDLVVKDMGLFSAVAERAGVPLELAPVLLDIFNDGTERYGARELSPNIIKRLEDGCGAEIVAAGFPEEMVDEDPEVRGYEVRPKGR from the coding sequence ATGCGAATCGGGTTCATCGGTCTTGGCAACATCGGTGGCAAACTCGCCGGCAGCCTGCTGCGGAACGGGTTTGACCTGGTCGTTCGGGATCTGGACGAGTCCGCGGCCCGACCCCTCCTGGATGGGGGCGCCGGGTGGGGGGCGTCTCCGCGGCAGATGGCCGATTGGGCGGACCTCGTCATCACCTGTCTGCCGAATCCCGCCGCGTCCGCAGCGGTTCTGGAATCCGAGGATGGAATCCTTGCCGGTCTCAGCGGTGGGAAACTGTGGGCCGAGATGTCGACGACCGACGAGGCCGAGGTAAAGCGCCTTGGTGCGTTGGTCGAAGCGACTGGCGCGAAGCCCATCGACTGTCCGGTCTCAGGTGGCTGTCATCGGGCGGCGAGCGGTAACATCTCGATCTTCGCCGGCTGCGACCGCGGAGTTTTCGAACGGGCGTTGCCGGCTCTCCAGGTGATGGGGCGCCGAATCTTGCACACCGGCGAGTTGGGCTCGGCCTCGGTGCTGAAGGTCGTGACGAATTATCTCGCGACGGCGAACCTCGTGTCGTTGTGCGAGGCGCTGACTACTGCGAAGCAGGCAGGGATGGATCTGAACACGACGTACGAGGCGATCCGCATCTCGTCGGGGAACTCGTTCGTTCACGAGACCGAGAGTCAGGTGATTCTGAACGGCAGCCGCGACATCAATGTCACGATGGATCTCGTCGTGAAGGACATGGGTCTCTTCAGCGCGGTCGCCGAGCGTGCGGGCGTTCCGCTGGAGTTGGCGCCGGTGCTGCTCGACATCTTCAACGACGGCACCGAGCGCTACGGTGCGCGGGAACTCTCGCCGAACATCATCAAGCGACTCGAGGACGGCTGCGGAGCCGAGATCGTCGCTGCCGGATTCCCTGAGGAGATGGTAGACGAGGACCCGGAAGTGCGGGGGTACGAAGTGCGACCGAAGGGCCGCTGA
- a CDS encoding alpha/beta hydrolase, which yields MTDRNYDPELAPLVPLLPKLGIEDVAKARANLVELLGAMPRTDPPEHVAWEDRLVPGPAGDPEIRVRVYRPKSGDGRPGVLYIHGGGFCVGSIDAEHEGALRVCADLEAVVVSVGYRLAPEHPFPAGFEDCYAGLLWVAENFDALGVDPSRVAVMGGSAGGALAAAVALAARDRKGPRLCFQLLNIPVIDDRLETVSMQQFTDTPMWNRPNAALSWRYYLGENPGDVSPYAAPGRATDLSGLPPAFVSTMEFDPLRDEGIQYAQRLLQAGVSVELHQYPGTFHGSAVIQTAAVSQRAGGEMTAVLARAFGLST from the coding sequence ATGACAGACCGCAACTACGACCCCGAACTCGCCCCGCTCGTCCCTCTGCTGCCGAAGCTCGGGATCGAAGACGTCGCGAAGGCACGCGCCAACCTCGTCGAACTTCTGGGCGCCATGCCGCGCACCGATCCGCCGGAGCACGTCGCCTGGGAGGACCGTTTGGTCCCCGGACCAGCGGGCGATCCCGAGATCCGGGTACGCGTGTACCGGCCCAAAAGCGGCGATGGCCGACCCGGCGTTCTGTACATCCACGGTGGTGGCTTCTGCGTCGGCAGCATCGACGCCGAGCACGAAGGAGCTCTTCGTGTTTGTGCGGACCTCGAGGCCGTCGTCGTCTCCGTCGGATACCGGCTCGCACCCGAGCATCCCTTCCCCGCCGGCTTCGAGGATTGCTACGCCGGTCTGCTCTGGGTGGCGGAGAACTTCGATGCGCTCGGGGTCGACCCGTCGCGAGTCGCCGTCATGGGAGGCAGCGCAGGAGGTGCGCTCGCCGCCGCGGTCGCGCTCGCCGCGCGGGATCGCAAGGGGCCGCGACTGTGCTTCCAGCTCCTTAACATCCCCGTGATCGACGACCGACTCGAAACCGTTTCGATGCAGCAGTTCACCGACACACCGATGTGGAATCGCCCGAACGCAGCGCTGAGCTGGCGCTACTACCTCGGCGAGAACCCCGGAGACGTATCGCCTTACGCAGCCCCCGGGCGCGCCACGGATCTCTCCGGCCTGCCCCCGGCATTCGTGTCGACGATGGAGTTCGATCCGTTGCGTGACGAGGGGATCCAGTACGCCCAGCGCCTCCTGCAAGCGGGCGTCTCGGTAGAACTGCACCAGTATCCAGGCACCTTTCACGGCTCGGCGGTGATTCAGACCGCGGCCGTGTCGCAGCGCGCGGGCGGCGAGATGACGGCGGTTCTGGCGCGGGCGTTCGGGCTCTCGACCTAG
- a CDS encoding CehA/McbA family metallohydrolase — MRTWPHRALFGTARTFVEARSIKPILVGLLLAALVAPTSLSHAADDAPPAKGTLRIFITDGESGAPSPARLEVLDASGDSHVPSDALPAPGECSRAKAVPWWNELSSDEQFPRSIVLPYTPTSSMHFYALENGVELQLKPGKYEVVAQKGPEYRIASTTVEIGAGKTEELALTVERWTDMAKRGWFSADDHLHITRTSAHANEFLVRWFEAEDLNVACLLEMGSYKGLVSAPQYAFGKDGTFLKGRRLLVSGQENPRTWLLGHGIILGAGNYIDFPKRYLIYSEYWREAERQNAINGYAHWGVGPGFALDLPEGNLEFVELLQRDATILEPYYRGLNLGARLSATAGADYPCIPWGAPGRNRFYTRVDGALSEASWLEGIRRGRTFVTNGPMLEFRAGNSQIGDTIEFDTPLPVALSFVVEFDPDRDAVDAAEILHDGQVVATQSKLAGPGRLVLEATVSITSSGWLAARTEGRKLRDDPEFGKPLRSIAHTAPIYLRHRPQEKPDTPAARSAAAASLELLEKLEAALIAGYQKPKKVSPILLGFDGRQVLWNAGTLFEEIEESVAFYETIAGPSESVDRSPSDAPAAEPSPAP; from the coding sequence ATGCGTACTTGGCCGCACCGCGCACTCTTTGGTACCGCTAGGACCTTCGTGGAGGCCCGTTCGATCAAACCGATTCTCGTCGGCCTACTCTTGGCGGCCCTGGTCGCACCCACCTCGCTGAGCCACGCGGCCGACGACGCCCCGCCCGCGAAAGGCACCCTGCGAATCTTCATCACCGACGGCGAGTCGGGCGCCCCCTCGCCGGCCCGATTGGAAGTCCTGGACGCTTCCGGTGACTCACATGTCCCGAGCGATGCGCTTCCTGCCCCCGGAGAGTGCAGCCGCGCAAAAGCGGTTCCGTGGTGGAACGAGCTCTCGTCGGACGAGCAGTTCCCGCGATCAATCGTCCTGCCATACACGCCGACCTCGAGCATGCACTTCTACGCCCTCGAGAACGGCGTCGAACTTCAGCTGAAGCCCGGCAAGTACGAGGTCGTCGCGCAGAAGGGACCCGAGTACCGCATTGCATCGACGACGGTGGAGATCGGTGCGGGGAAGACCGAAGAGCTCGCCCTGACAGTCGAGCGCTGGACCGACATGGCGAAGCGCGGCTGGTTCAGCGCCGACGATCACCTCCACATCACACGGACCTCGGCGCACGCGAACGAGTTCCTCGTTCGGTGGTTCGAAGCCGAAGACCTGAACGTCGCCTGTCTCCTCGAGATGGGCAGCTACAAGGGGCTCGTGTCCGCTCCGCAGTACGCCTTCGGGAAGGACGGCACGTTCCTCAAAGGCCGACGGCTTCTGGTCTCCGGGCAAGAGAATCCGCGCACATGGCTGCTCGGGCATGGCATCATCCTCGGCGCGGGCAACTACATCGACTTTCCGAAGCGGTATCTGATCTACAGCGAATACTGGCGTGAGGCGGAACGACAGAACGCGATCAATGGGTACGCCCACTGGGGTGTCGGGCCCGGGTTCGCTCTCGACCTGCCGGAAGGAAATCTCGAGTTCGTCGAACTCCTCCAGCGCGATGCCACGATCCTCGAGCCGTACTACCGAGGCCTGAACCTCGGTGCCCGGTTGAGCGCAACCGCCGGAGCCGACTATCCCTGCATCCCGTGGGGAGCACCCGGACGGAACCGCTTCTACACCCGGGTCGATGGCGCCCTCAGCGAGGCCTCGTGGCTCGAGGGCATTCGCCGCGGGCGAACGTTCGTGACCAACGGTCCCATGCTCGAGTTTCGGGCCGGCAATTCGCAGATCGGCGACACGATCGAATTCGATACTCCGCTGCCCGTAGCCCTCTCCTTCGTCGTCGAGTTCGACCCCGATCGCGACGCCGTGGATGCCGCGGAGATCCTGCACGACGGCCAGGTCGTCGCGACGCAGAGCAAGCTCGCTGGCCCCGGCCGCCTCGTCCTCGAGGCCACCGTCTCGATCACTTCTTCCGGGTGGCTGGCCGCTCGAACAGAGGGGAGAAAGCTGCGAGACGATCCGGAATTTGGCAAGCCGCTTCGTTCGATCGCGCACACGGCACCCATCTATCTTCGCCACCGCCCCCAGGAGAAACCCGATACCCCGGCCGCTCGAAGCGCGGCCGCGGCAAGCTTGGAGCTGCTCGAGAAGCTCGAAGCGGCGCTGATCGCAGGCTACCAAAAGCCGAAGAAGGTCTCCCCGATCCTGCTGGGCTTCGACGGCCGCCAGGTCCTCTGGAATGCAGGAACTCTGTTCGAGGAGATCGAAGAGAGCGTGGCCTTCTACGAGACGATCGCCGGCCCGAGCGAGTCCGTCGACCGGTCGCCTTCCGACGCCCCTGCCGCCGAGCCATCGCCGGCACCTTGA
- a CDS encoding HAD family phosphatase produces MSSAAALSRVEGILWDNDGVLVDTEPLYLRANQEILAGVGVTLTEALFQDISLRQGGSVFVLAEEKGLDGAEIESLRSERDVRYAELIDTGVRVLPGVRPSLQALHGRLPMGIVTSSQRTHFDRIHRSTELLAYFDFVLANGDYDRHKPHPDPYLAGAARLGLAPDRCLAIEDTERGLRAATAAGMPCLVIPRPLSRDADFASAHEVLASAADVVRALGG; encoded by the coding sequence GTGAGTTCCGCAGCAGCGCTCTCGCGCGTCGAAGGCATCCTCTGGGATAACGACGGCGTCCTCGTTGATACCGAGCCGCTCTACCTTCGTGCGAACCAGGAGATTCTCGCGGGCGTCGGCGTGACGCTCACCGAGGCGCTCTTCCAGGACATCAGCTTGCGTCAGGGGGGAAGCGTATTCGTCCTCGCGGAAGAGAAGGGGCTCGACGGCGCCGAGATCGAATCCCTTCGGTCCGAACGCGACGTTCGATACGCGGAGCTGATCGACACGGGGGTCAGGGTTCTGCCCGGGGTGCGCCCGAGCCTGCAGGCGCTGCACGGTCGCCTGCCCATGGGGATCGTCACCAGTTCGCAGCGCACGCACTTCGATCGCATCCATCGGTCTACAGAGCTCTTGGCGTACTTCGACTTCGTGCTCGCGAACGGTGACTACGACCGTCACAAACCCCACCCCGATCCGTACCTGGCCGGAGCTGCGCGTCTCGGTCTCGCCCCGGATCGCTGTCTCGCGATCGAGGACACAGAGCGAGGGCTCCGCGCGGCTACGGCTGCGGGGATGCCTTGTCTCGTCATCCCGCGTCCGCTGTCGCGCGATGCCGACTTCGCTTCGGCGCATGAGGTGTTGGCGTCCGCGGCGGACGTCGTCCGCGCGCTCGGAGGCTGA
- a CDS encoding N-acyl homoserine lactonase family protein — protein MSVRLFAFTCGWLEGNLDLFVPEGTGRIRVPVPSYLVEHPKGRVVFDTGMHPHVQTDPAERLGFLSKIFQVDFSAGEEVGARLEALQIAPDRVEFLVNSHLHFDHAGGNQLLPNARWVVQEREWNAARDPDLSAGNGLAAADWDHGHDVLTLDGEHDLFGDGSIVCVPTWGHTPGHQSLRVRLDSGDVLLTGDACYLRQSLEELLIPQVVHDSEQMLASMHRLRDLQARGARIYFGHDPEFWKTVPQSTAIV, from the coding sequence GTGTCCGTCCGACTCTTTGCCTTCACCTGCGGCTGGCTCGAGGGAAACCTCGACCTCTTCGTGCCCGAGGGGACCGGCCGGATCCGCGTGCCCGTTCCCAGCTATCTCGTCGAGCACCCCAAGGGGCGCGTTGTCTTCGACACGGGAATGCATCCGCACGTCCAAACCGACCCCGCGGAGCGCCTGGGTTTTCTGTCGAAGATCTTTCAGGTCGACTTTTCGGCGGGCGAGGAAGTCGGCGCGCGGCTCGAGGCCCTGCAGATCGCGCCGGATCGGGTCGAGTTCCTGGTGAACTCCCACCTTCACTTCGACCATGCCGGCGGCAACCAGCTGCTGCCGAACGCGAGGTGGGTCGTCCAGGAACGCGAGTGGAACGCCGCGCGCGATCCCGACCTGAGTGCCGGCAACGGCCTGGCCGCCGCCGACTGGGACCACGGCCACGACGTCCTCACGCTCGACGGCGAGCACGACCTCTTCGGCGACGGCAGCATCGTGTGCGTCCCCACCTGGGGCCACACACCGGGACACCAATCGCTCCGGGTCCGCCTCGACTCCGGCGATGTCCTCCTGACCGGCGACGCGTGCTACCTGCGACAATCTCTCGAGGAGCTGCTGATTCCTCAGGTCGTCCACGACAGCGAACAGATGCTCGCCTCGATGCACCGCCTGCGGGATTTGCAGGCACGCGGGGCGCGCATCTATTTCGGTCACGACCCGGAGTTCTGGAAGACCGTCCCACAGAGCACCGCGATCGTCTGA
- a CDS encoding PaaI family thioesterase: MDQEIKSWVEDSPYGQALGARLDELGAESARISLPYKDDNSNPGKVLHGGCAASLGAIGGQVLARAALGSESGPWHTAQMQVSYLSAAIGQDVVAEAELLRRGKELCFVSVVLKTSEGKPIARTVSTVRGRFGAAPTETVVSNGDHGESDPGTMGPHIGMIPFIGNRGIQVEHMKGGTSRLVMPWLETNADRTGGVHEGAVLALLDTTGAMASWAESGPGRYKASTASMQLQNLGPTPRCDLVAYGRCVQRDAEMFWSDVEVGNAADGRISARGTVLYRIVT, encoded by the coding sequence GTGGACCAAGAGATCAAAAGCTGGGTCGAGGACTCGCCTTACGGCCAGGCCCTCGGCGCTCGACTCGACGAGCTCGGCGCCGAAAGCGCCCGAATCTCCCTGCCCTACAAGGACGACAACTCCAATCCCGGCAAGGTTCTTCACGGGGGGTGTGCCGCCTCTCTCGGCGCCATCGGTGGCCAGGTCCTCGCGCGGGCGGCACTCGGCTCGGAGTCCGGGCCCTGGCACACTGCGCAGATGCAGGTGAGCTACCTGTCCGCCGCGATCGGGCAGGACGTGGTCGCCGAGGCGGAGCTTCTTCGACGCGGCAAGGAGCTGTGCTTCGTCTCGGTCGTCCTCAAGACGTCCGAGGGAAAACCGATCGCGCGTACCGTCTCCACCGTTCGCGGACGCTTCGGCGCCGCGCCCACCGAAACCGTCGTGTCGAACGGCGACCACGGCGAGTCGGATCCGGGAACGATGGGCCCCCACATCGGAATGATCCCCTTCATCGGCAACCGCGGGATCCAGGTGGAACACATGAAGGGTGGAACGTCGCGACTCGTAATGCCGTGGCTCGAAACGAACGCCGATCGTACCGGCGGCGTCCACGAGGGCGCAGTCCTTGCCCTGCTCGACACGACCGGCGCGATGGCCTCGTGGGCCGAGAGCGGACCAGGGCGCTACAAAGCATCTACCGCGTCGATGCAACTCCAGAACCTCGGGCCGACACCACGGTGCGACCTCGTTGCGTACGGCCGCTGCGTGCAGCGAGACGCTGAGATGTTCTGGTCCGACGTCGAAGTCGGCAACGCCGCGGACGGTCGAATCAGCGCACGCGGAACCGTGCTCTACCGAATCGTGACCTGA
- a CDS encoding zinc-binding dehydrogenase, which yields MTLPKTSFAMVQTAERKLEPMDLPIPEISDDSGLVRIEACGICGSDYEQFEGVLKTPMPAVPGHEPLGVVAAIGDRAAKRWGVDLGDRIAVETMLSCRHCNPCLQGSYHLCDSRRIYSYIPLADEPGLWGSYAQYMYLDPNCIVHKVDKNLAASTAVMFNPLGAGFRWAVEIPKTKPGDTVVILGPGQRGLASVLACREAGAANIIVTGLEADAQKLEIARKFGAHATVDVQNENARNRIRELTNGRGADVVVDVSSYAVEPVAESLDYVRMGGTVVLAGVKGFKEIPGFISDKIVMKEVSIHGAIGVTSTGYANAIRLLESKKYPVEAMHTHDFGLADAELAIRTLARQVPGDESIHSCLIPQH from the coding sequence ATGACGCTACCGAAGACCAGCTTTGCGATGGTGCAGACGGCCGAGCGCAAACTCGAACCGATGGACCTGCCCATCCCCGAGATCAGCGACGACTCCGGGCTCGTTCGTATCGAGGCCTGTGGCATCTGTGGCAGCGACTACGAGCAGTTCGAGGGCGTTCTCAAAACACCGATGCCGGCCGTTCCCGGCCACGAGCCCCTCGGTGTCGTCGCCGCCATCGGCGATCGCGCCGCGAAACGCTGGGGCGTCGACCTCGGCGATCGGATCGCCGTCGAGACGATGCTGTCGTGCCGCCACTGCAACCCGTGCCTTCAGGGCTCGTACCACCTGTGCGACTCGCGCCGGATCTACTCCTACATCCCACTTGCCGATGAACCGGGCCTGTGGGGTTCGTACGCACAATACATGTACCTCGATCCGAACTGCATCGTGCACAAGGTCGACAAGAACCTAGCGGCCTCGACGGCCGTCATGTTCAACCCACTCGGCGCCGGCTTTCGGTGGGCAGTCGAGATCCCGAAGACCAAACCCGGCGACACCGTCGTGATCCTCGGTCCGGGCCAACGCGGATTAGCCAGCGTGCTCGCCTGCCGCGAAGCCGGAGCCGCCAACATCATCGTCACCGGGCTCGAAGCCGATGCGCAGAAGCTTGAGATCGCGCGAAAGTTCGGCGCGCACGCGACGGTAGACGTGCAGAACGAGAACGCACGCAATCGCATTCGCGAGCTCACGAACGGACGCGGCGCCGACGTCGTCGTCGACGTGTCCTCCTACGCGGTCGAGCCCGTCGCAGAATCACTCGACTACGTACGCATGGGCGGCACCGTGGTGCTCGCGGGAGTGAAGGGCTTCAAGGAGATCCCCGGATTCATCTCCGACAAGATCGTCATGAAAGAGGTGTCGATCCACGGCGCGATCGGTGTGACGAGCACGGGATACGCGAACGCCATCCGACTCCTCGAATCGAAGAAGTACCCGGTCGAGGCCATGCATACGCACGACTTCGGACTCGCCGACGCCGAGCTCGCGATCCGCACCCTCGCGCGACAGGTACCCGGCGACGAGTCGATTCACTCCTGCCTCATCCCGCAACACTAG
- a CDS encoding helix-turn-helix domain containing protein: MAQTGMFGPMPGADVTPRPLRSDAQASRATLLAAARQLIAERGMEGLTVVAVAQRAELNRSTAYQHFPKRADLVQAVAGEFAREVRNIFAEPRPFGEQIDYFVEYFFEHPDIARIWMFQMLSGHADSSPGWGDYLGAVERLAQSPRTQDGIDAEMFGVIGIAAPLVWSLMARQRTRSEEEAKVETARFARELKRLFLFGALRPDGWPELVEEFERDGGA; this comes from the coding sequence ATGGCGCAAACGGGTATGTTCGGGCCGATGCCCGGAGCCGACGTCACGCCGCGCCCCCTACGCAGCGACGCGCAGGCGAGCCGCGCGACACTCCTCGCCGCCGCCCGGCAGCTCATCGCCGAGCGCGGGATGGAGGGCTTGACCGTCGTTGCGGTCGCGCAGCGAGCCGAACTCAATCGCAGTACGGCTTACCAGCACTTTCCCAAGCGCGCAGACCTGGTCCAGGCCGTCGCCGGGGAGTTCGCGCGGGAGGTGCGAAACATTTTCGCCGAGCCGCGGCCGTTCGGTGAGCAGATTGACTACTTCGTCGAGTACTTCTTCGAACATCCCGACATCGCCCGCATCTGGATGTTCCAGATGCTCTCGGGGCATGCGGATTCTTCTCCAGGCTGGGGCGACTACTTGGGCGCGGTCGAACGGCTCGCGCAGAGTCCCCGAACGCAGGACGGGATCGATGCCGAGATGTTCGGTGTGATCGGCATTGCGGCGCCGCTGGTCTGGTCCCTCATGGCGCGCCAACGGACCCGGTCGGAGGAAGAGGCCAAGGTCGAGACGGCACGGTTCGCGCGTGAGTTGAAGCGGCTCTTCCTGTTCGGTGCGTTGCGGCCTGATGGCTGGCCCGAGTTGGTGGAGGAGTTCGAGCGAGACGGAGGGGCGTGA